The genomic DNA CCCAATGGAGCCACTCCTTGGCGCGGCTCACGTCCAAAGCATAATGATCGTCGGCAAAATCGATCATCCAAGGTTTAATAAACGGATCCTCCAGCAGCGGCGTCACGCCCTGCAGCCAGGCGCCAGTCTTCGCCATCATCTTCGGAATTCGTACGGTGTCCCAGTCTTCGCCATGCAGCAATCGTCCTAATCGATGCTGTAATTCGTCGTAGGTCAGCGGCTCCGGTTCGCCCAACAACATCACTGCCGTCTCAGGCAAAGTTCGGCGACGTTCGAGCACGCGCACAATCGCGTCGACCAGGTCTTCGAGATGCAGAAACGATTGGCCATGGGAAATATGACCGGGAAACATCTTGCTCGTGATGTGGCGTTCGTAGATCCGCTCGATTTGATGTGCCAGCGGAATGGATTGACAGTCATCGTCATACACCCCGGCGATTCGCAAGACGGCCGTCGGATAGTTCCCCCGTTCCTTCTCAAGCATCCGCTCCGTCTCCACTTTCGATTGCGGATAGGGCCAACGGGGATCGAGCGGCCATTCCTCAGTGATCGCTTCTCCTGGTTCGCAGGGTTTATGCACGAGCATCGTGCTGGAGAAGATGAATCGCGCCACCCGGAACCCGAGGGCATGCAGGGCGCGAAGCAGGCGTCGAGTCCCCTCGACCGTGACTTCACTGTACTTGGAACTGGGCTCACCCGAGAAATCGAAATACGCGGCCAGATGAACAACCGCGGCGATATCCGAGCCAAAGCGCCCTTTAACCATGGTGAGGGCCTGGACGACGCTGTCATCCGAGGTGAGATCACAAGGGATATTGTCCGCTGAGGACGGCGGATGCGGTTCACCGGGCCGATCCAATCCTGCCACTCGAAACTGAGCAGATAGTCGATCGGCAGTTCGAGCGCCAATGAGCCCACTGCTTCCTGTTACTAACACTAACTCCTTGGGTGTTGTTGTTTGCATGAGACCTGTGCTCAGCAAGAGCAATGCCGAAGCGCATTCAGATAGCCCCATTCAGACATTACAGCCCTATCATTGCCATGAACGGGCGAGTTGGCCCCTTAGAGCCACCGTTTTATATCCGGGGACTTTCTCTCGCGAGGACGAGGCCTGAATCATGTCTCGCGAAGGCTCTCAGTTCGGATGGATTGTCCCATGAGAGACATTTTGTCCCCGAGATCCGGGAAGCAGGCCCATCATGACAACCGGGTCATGCTCGTACGAGCCGCCCTCTGGTGGAACGGAACAGGCCTATTATGTTTGGGAGGGAAAGGCGCGGCTCTTGCTAGGAGAGTAGGCCTGACCACATTCAACATGAGGGAGTCATCATTAAATATATTACTCGCAGCATCGGCATTCGGATGATGATCTGCTTCGGTCTCATCGGAATGTGGGGTTCCGTGCTACCGATGGCGGAATCAGCGGAAGCCGGACAGCGTATCAATCCCGGCGAAGGAGCTCAATTGCGAGACGATGCGGAAAAACTCCTGAAAGGGAATCGCTCTGTATTAGGAAAGGTGTTGGCAATCACATCGGATCAGATCAAAGTCGACATCGGGGAAGTGCAGCCCCGCTTCCTCCCCCTCAAACAGGCCCAGCAGAAAGGGTTCCTCGGTATCACGGAAGGGGATGATTTGATCGTCGTGCTGAATGCGCAAAATCTGTTGGTGGACTATCACCCGCTGGACGGGCAAGCCAGCGCCCATACGATTATTCGAGGAGAGATCGCCCAAAACCTCCCGGTGGGTCAGGAACGGGTCGTGATTAAGTCCGCCGGGAAAGAAATGTCCTTCACCATCCGTTCACAGGCACGCAGCAAAGTTGCCGCGATACCCGTCGGCGTGGCCGCTGTGTTCTTGATCGATGAGACGAATCAGATTGCGGATGTAGGACTGTCCGGTCAACAGACCAGCAAACAGGCCGATCGACTCACAGACTCCATGCCGCCCATCAAGGGCGCCCATAAGCAGATAGACGGTACCGTTACCAGCCCGCTCCGGGCCAATCACATTACCGTTCGAACGGCCAATGGGTCTGAGAAACCTTTTGAAGTACGGGAGCTCCTTCACAAAAAACTCGCCGCCCTTCGTAAAGGGGATGCCGTCATTCTGCTCGTAGATACAGATGATAAAGTGATCGATGTTGCGGTGCCACCGCCGGGACGGTGAGCACAAATGCTCCCGCGCATTCATAGGCTGCCATGCGCGGGAGCGGCAGTCGCCATGCCGTATTGACGGAGCTTTCGAAGCAGCGTCTTCCGATGGATGCCGAGAATGACGGCCGATCGACCCACATCATGCCGGTGTGAATCGAGCACCCGCAAGATGTGGTCTCGTTCAAGATTCTCCAGCGTCACCCATCCCTGAGCGCGCGCGAGGGACTCCGGCGCAGCGTTCTTGACGACCGGAGGAAGATCCTCCGGATAGATCACGGCATGCGGACTCAAAGCGACGGCTCTCTCAATCGCATGTTCGAGTTCCCGAACGTTGCCCGGCCACCAGTATCGACTCAACAATTCCATGGCTTCGGAGGAGATCTCCTTCACCGGCGGAATTTTTATCGCCCCGTACAGGTTGAGGAACCGTTGCGCCAGGGCTGGAATGTCCTCCGGGCGCTCTCTCAAGGGCGGTATGTCGATCGTGACGACATTCATTCGATAATAGAGATCTTCGCGGAATGTCCCTGCGCGGACGAGAGGTTCGAGGGGCAGCTTGGAAGCCGCAATAATCCGCACGTCCAGCGACGTCGAAGCGCTGCTCCCGACACGCCGGATCTCCTTCTCCTGGATGACTCGTAATAGCTTGGCTTGCAGAGCCGGAGACAAGTCAGCGACCTCGTCCAGAAAACAGGTCCCGGAATGTGCCTTTTCAAGGAGACCTTTGCGCGATGACACCGCCCCGGTAAAAGATCCACGTTCATGTCCGAACAATTCGGATTCGAGCAGACTGTCTGCAAGTGCCCCCCCATCGACGGTGACGAAGGGGCCGCTGCTTCGAGGGCCGCTGACGTGAATGGCGCGAGCGATGAGTTCCTTTCCGGTACCGCTCTCGCCTTGTAATAAAACGGTGCTGTCGGTTTGTGCCACCCGGGCGATCGCTTTGTACACATGCACCATGCGTGGACTACTGCCGACGAGACTACCGAACGGCGAAGCGTCTTCCGGCTGCAGGTCTGAGGCGGTGGGACTCTCTGAAGGCGGAGAGGTATGTTCTAGTGCCCGTCTGGCGACGCATCGCACTTCATCGACAATAAATGGTTTAGTCAAATAATCGAAGGCACCGGCTTTAAGACCCTCTACGGCAGTCCTGAGAGAACCGTGGGCCGTCATCAACACCACGGGCATATTCGGGAAGCGGGTACGCATTTCAGTGAGAAACGTCAGGCCATCGAGCTGAGGCAGTTGCAAATCCGTTAAAATCAGATCCGCTGATCCCTGCTCGAAATATCGCCGCGCGCTTTTCGGATCACGCGCGGATGACACCTCATAACCCTCATGGGACAAAATGTTGCGCAATTCCTGAGCAGCCTCAGCGTTGCTATCGACGAGAAGAATTCGGGCATGTGAAATAGTCATCTGTACAGGTCCATGAAGGCCATCAATTAGGCCCGGTATAGAAATTGTAGAGTACGCCCCAGGGGCAACATCGTAACCTGGAAGAAACCCTGGCCACGAGACAATCGAGAACCATGAGTCGGCCTCAGCGTGGTACAGCATGGAATGGCTGGGACATGACGTGAGTAATCCTCCTCCTCTGCCTGGCGTTGGTCATCATTGCCGCATCATCACATGCTTCCTGGCGCTCCTGAGCGCGCTCATTCCTCCTGTCACCAGCGCTCAGATTCTTCAAAAACCAGAGCCTATTCCACCTGCGCCCATTCCAGGGCCGATTCCAAAACCGATTCCTCCGTCACCGATCCCGGCTCCTGCTCCAAAGCCGATCCCCCCTGCCCCTCCCCATTAACCCGGTTGCTCCTGATGTTCAGTTGTGAAGAAAATTGTGGTCTCATACGGAGGACAAGTTGTCCCGTGCGGGATACTTCGCTCCCTTCACGACCACGCCGTTGCCCCAATCGCACTCCATCGCGCGCATTTTAGAGAGTGCGCCCTCCGGCATGCCGTTTGCTCATATGTCCGATTGAGTCAGGTCGAAACACTCAGAGCACTCCGGTGCAACGCTCTGGGCGAGAGTCACCTCACGGCAGGTTTGGTCTCGCCCTCCACAGAATGGGGCAGGTATGAAACACCTGAGCCTATATGCGCTGATGGTAGTGGTCGCGGCAGGAATCTCGCTTCCATGCGAGGCGTTGGAATTTACCGCAGAGCGACTATCCCGTAGCGGTCAGGAAGTTCACCATGCCCGGATCTTCTACCGCGACCACATGTGGCGGTTGGAATACAACGAGCCTGGAGCCGTCAGCGCGACAATCGTCAGGGCCGACCGTAACCAGGTCTGGCACCTGATCCCCTCGATCCATCACTTCAGGACGGAGTCATACGGCAGCGACTATGCGCTGCACCTCACGATCCGATTGGATAACGAGACATCACGAGAATTCATCGGCACGCAGACCTTAGACGGGCATCCGACCACGCTGTACGAAGTGATTGCGACCGGTCCCGGAGGACAACAGGAAACCTATTATCAATGGGTCGCTACCGATATGAATTTTCCACTCAAGCTCGTCAAAAAGGACGGTGACTGGATGGTGGAATATCGTGACGTCAAGCTGGGCCGGCTCGCCGACTCGTTTTTCCAGCTTCCGCACCGGTATGTGCCGATGGAGCCATAAGGGGATCCTTTATGACCAATTCAACGTCCCTGCATCAGGCCCCCGGAGCAGGCGGTCATGTCATCGTCGGCCTCCTGCCGAGCGTGGATGCCGCCAGACTGGCTCTTGAATCTCTCCGTTCGCAGGGTGTTTCAGACGAGCAGATCGGACTGGCCATGCGGCAAGCGGACAACCCCTCTCAACGACCGAGGAGGACCGGCCCTCACCCACAGCGGAGGAGGCCACCAAGGGGGTTGTAGGAGGCGGTATCATCGGAAGGCTTGCCGGGTTGCTGACAGCGGCAGGCTTCGCGACCATCCCCGGTCTGGCTCCCCTGCTGGCAGGTGGATCGCTCATTTCTTTATTGGGAGCAACCGGTGCCTCCATCGTGGCGGCAAGTGGACTCGGCCTGTCACTAGTGGCCTCGTCGGCGCGTTGATCAGTATCAATCTACCTGAAACCGCGCTCCATCATTAGGAGCAGGCGGTACACCGGAGCAATGTACTCATCACCGTCAGAACCGACAGGGATTCCCAGAAGATTCTGCATGTACTGACCTCCGCAGGAGCCGACACGCACGTGCAATCGCAACGCCCACGATGATCGCCGATTACATGGGTTCGTCGACAAACCTGATAAGGGATGAGCGCTGGGGAATGGAAGGAACCGCCGGGAAACTTCCCGGGCACGTTCAGAATCTGATCGCGATACGGCTTTGCCCCGAGAGGGGGTCGAGGGTGGTCACCATTTCTCGTACTTTTCGCTCCACTACGGGTTCGATACATTCCCTGAGAATGTCCTCACAGGATACAAACATGGCTTCATGCACTTGGCGAAGCAATGCGCACCCCTCCTCGGATCGGGCCAATCTCATTTCAGCGGGGACGGATCCCTGTCTCGTAAGGGTCACATCAATTTCAGCCGGGGACATTTGAACCCGGACATGCGCATAGTTAGACTTCATGAACTCGGTGTGAAAGTTCAAGATCGCCAACATCACGGCATATTCAACATCGACTTTGTTCGGATTCATGCTTGCCATGGTCTACTACTCGTCACTCATGCGGCGTCTACCGGCGAGAGGATGATCGATCTTGGCTCGGACGGGCATCAAGACGGGCCACCCGTCCGGGGAAACTCCCTGCGGGTGGCGTCATAGCGGTCGTCCCGGTGAGATCGTTCGACACTGTATCTACGATATCGATTTCTCGGTCAACGTACCAATAGAGCGGCTCGCCAATGCAACACTTCTGGCGTGTCACCTCGGCCCCTGGGACGCCGCAGACCCATGATCGCCTCGGGGTGCGCATGACGGCGCACCCCGAGACATCCAGCCTATTCAGTACGCTTTGCTATATGCGGCCTCTCCGTCGTGAGTCCACAGCTTTTGTGCCGCCGACCACCACCACCCTTTTTTGGTCAAGGTCACCAGGAACGTATCAATATCCGCATCCTGGACATCTTGAGTGGCCATAAACCGGCAGCGATACCAGTTCACCATCATCAGGTCTGGACTGACGAAGCCTGGCCAGACTTTTGTTCCGCGATTCGAAATGAATTCGCATTTAAATGGTCCGAACTCCCCGTCCGGGAAGTTTGGAATACCCTTCTCGGTGATGATGTACATATCTACACCCACGAGCCGAATCTCTTTTTTCTTCTTTGTCGATTTCGCTGCTTCCGAAAACGTCGTTGCCATGAGCGACTCCCCCTTCGCGATTTGGTTGTGGGATCTCAGTTCTGTGCATGCATTTTGTCGACGATGGCCCGGGCATATTCGTCGGTCGTCGCAGTGCCTCCGACGTCGTAGGTGACATGTTTCCGTTCGTCCAGGACAGCGAACATGGCCTTTTCGATACGGTCTGCCGCCGCCGTCTCTTTCAACCATCGCAACATCATGATTCCTGACACCAACACCGCCGAAGGATTCACCTTCTTCATGCCAGCATACTTCGGCGCGGACCCGTGAACCGCCTCGAAGATCGAACAGTTGTCGCCGATATTGGCGCCGGGAGCGAATCCCAGCCCCCCCACGAGTCCCGCGCACAGATCCGTCAGGATATCGCCATACAAGTTCGGCAGGACCAGGCAGTCGAATTGGGCCGGGTTTCTCACCAGCTGCATGCAGCAATTGTCCACAATGACATCCCCGATCTCGATCTCAGGATATTTCTTCGCCGCTTCCCTGAATGCATCGAGAAACAGGCCGTCCGTCATCTTCATGATGTTGGCCTTATGCACGCAGTAGACCTTCTTCCGGCCATTGGCCCTCGCCCACTGGAATGCAAAATCGGCGATCCGGTAGGACCCCGGCCAGGTGATGACTTTCAAACACTGCGCCACCTCATCGGACACCATATGCTCGATGGCCGCATAGCAGTCTTCCGTGTTCTCACGGAAATTGATGATATCAATCTTGTCCCACGGGCGTTTCAACACCGGAATCAACTTCGCCGGTCGAACGTTGGCGAACAAATCGAACACCTTGCGGAGCGTCACGTTCGCGCTTTTGTGCCCCGTTCCGATCGGCGTGGTCGTGGGCCCCTTGAGCGCGACCTTGTTCTTGGCGATGTTCTCGATGGTCTTGTCCGGGAGCAAGGTGCCGTACTTCTCCAAACAGCCTAATCCGATCTCTTCGTATTCCCATTTGATATCGACGCCGCTTGCGTCGATGACCAGCCGCACCGCTTCGCAAATCTCAGGACCCGTACCTTCTCCCGGAAGCATCGTGACCACATGTTGTGCCATCAAAGAACCTCCCTTAAGCAGCAAGGGTATCGGACCATCCGCTCCCCTCTATACGAGCGAAGTGAATGCAAATTGAATTCCAGAATGAACTGCGTGGTGCTGGCACACGATCGCTGAAAATCGACCGTAGAATCGCGGTTCCTGCGATACAGGCTCCTTGTGCAATGCAGCACAGCCATTCGGGATGGTGCAACCGCACACATTCGGCGGATCTCCGTGCACCGACGCTCACCACGAACAATGTCGAATCGACTGTGCACCTAGGAGCGTGTAGGGAGTTCGGTCACAAACGTTTTGGCCAGCGGTCGGCAATAGCCTCCCAGCTGAGGCGATCCGGTCACGACCACGAGTCCCTGTGGACCGGCCGCCTGCAGAGCGCGTCTGAATGCGACATCAGGGTTCTCGACGATTTCCGCTGCCGCGGAAGAGTAGTTCCGCCATCGCTCCGTAATTGTCTGCGCATCGACGGCCAGCTCAAGTGGGTAACTGGTAACGATTATTCGGTCCGCTCCCGAACCGGAAAAGAAGCGAAGCATGTGCTCCCACTGTTGCTCGCGGGAAAGGGAGACGACCCATACGCTGCGACGCCCCTCGAATGCACAGCGGAGGTTTGCAACCAGCTGCGCCGCCGCCGGGGGATTGTGAGCGCTGTCAAGCACGACGGTCGGGGCGCCTGGAAAGACTTCACAGCAGGATGCAAGCTCCATCTCACTGAACAACCTTCCGATCTCTCGCGCGCCGATTTCAGGCACCAGTCCCCGGCGCCGCAGAACGTCGTAGGCCGTCAGCGCCTGTGACGCGTTGACCGCCGTAAAAGAGGCCGGCGACGGGATCGAGACCGTGGGAAAAATGGACGAACCGACCGTCAGCGTGCAGGTCCCTGTAGAACCGGTCCGGACGAAGTCCGTCATATCGTAGTCTTGTCCGCTCCACAACACCGGTGCTTTGAGCTCTGCGGCTCGGGATTCGATCACGGCGCGAGAACCCTTGGTCATGGGCCCGCACAGGACCGGGGTAAGCGGTTTGATGATTCCCGCCTTCTCGACCGCAATCTGCTCCAATGTCTCCCCGAACAGATCCGTATGGTCATACTCAACGTTCGTAATGACCGACAGCTCCGGCGTAATGACATTCGTCGCGTCCTGTCGCCCGCCGATCCCCACTTCAATTACCGCTAGATCCACCTTGGCAGCGCGAAACGCGAAGAAAGCCGCCGCGGTAAGAAACTCGAATGGGGCGAGCTGGAGGCCATACAGATCCAAAAACGATTTGATATGGTTGCAGGCATCGACCAGCTCTTCCTCGCCGATCGGCTGTCCGTTGATCGCAATGCGTTCCCGAAAGTGCAGCACGTGAGGACTGGTGTAGACGCCCACCTGCAAGCCGCTGGCTCGAGTCAGCGCCCCGAGCATCCGGCTCACCGTGGTTTTTCCGTTGGTGCCGGTTACGTGAACGGAACGGAATGCTCGATCCGGCCGCTTCAGCTCATGCAGGCAGCGCGACACGGCTTCCAGGCTGATGGTGCCGTCCGAAGGCCGCCCGCGGAGAATACAAGCCGTTTCGACTTGCCTGAGGAAATCCGTGACTTCCGTATAGTTACGAAAGGGCACGGTCCAGGAAGGCGGAAATGTGCGTGATCGCCGCTCAAGCATATTGACCTCGGAAGACGCACCCCGTACGGGGGCTACGCCAGTGAAATCGTCTCTTTCTCGAACTGATCGCCGGGCTCGACGACCTGACGCCAACCGTTGATGCCGTGATATCGATAATAGCGTTGCTCGGATGGCTCATAGGCGATCAGTAACAGCCACTGGTTATGAAAGAGTTTCTCGAGTAATGGCTGTCGGTTGATGATAGCCGTAATCCGGTCGCATGGAGCCTCGATAATTGCCGTCAACCGCATCGGCTCGTGATAGGCAACCCCGTCCTTCAGAACGGTTTGCGCCGGAAGACCCATCCGAAGATCGCTGTGACCGCCTGTCATCACCCCAATCCGACCCGTAACATTGTGATAAATTTTGCTTCCGCTTCCATAAACTTCAGGAGCCACCGTGGAGAAGTAATATTCCATGTTGATCCATTGCGCGACGATCAACGGCGCCGTCATGATGACCTCCAGGAGCCTTCCGTCTTTATCAGCGACATGATCGTAGGAGTGGAGAAACGAGCGGCCGCACAGATCGGCCGCCTCGGTCATCCGGCGGCGCCCGACTATAAATACGCTGTTTCTGGCCAGGCCCCACTCGGGACGCACTTGCCCCCAATCCACGCTGCGCCGCTCTATTTCACGCAAACATTCCCGCTGGTCGGCAGGAAAAGGGGTTGCGGACAAGGCTGCCCACCGCTCCGCGGCAGCCGCAGCCCCAGCCGCATGGACGTCCGCCTGAATTTGAGCGAATTCCTTCCGATGAGTGGACGGAATGTCTTCAAGATCGGCGATCCTGACCTGATCCGTAGTCGTGTCGTGGAGCGCCGCCACGAAATGAGTATCCGAAGGAATGGTCAGTCCTCGACCGGCAAGAAGATCTCGAACCTGCGGACGATTCGCAATCATCGCGAACACCCGCGCATTGGGAAGTCCCTGCCCCCCTCCACATGCTCCGCAATCCAATGACGACTCATAGGGATTATTTTCCGATGTGCTGCCGTGCCCGCAAAGAACGATCAATCTGGCGAACGGCCCGGTTAAACCCATGAGTCGTAAAGCCGTTTCAACGTAGTACGCCTGTTCGTTGACCGTAAAGCCCGTCCTCGTAATGCGGTCCAGTCGCGACCGAAACCCTCGGGACGTGAGACGGCAATCTCGGCGGAGTGCTTCGATTGCGATCGTTTCCTCCTCCCGGGGAAGGGACAATAGACGCCCGAGTGGCCCGGAACCCGCTCCAGTTTGTTGATCTGGTTCGAGCGCCTGCCGGCGGATATCTTCCAGGGCCTCTGCGGTCACTCGGCCTCTCAAGGCCTGCATGCGTGTTCGCAGCCAGGCTGCGATCTGCAGACGTTGTTCTGCGGCAAGCATGTTCTCGGCATCGGCGGTGGAGAATTTATCCACGGTCAACGTGGTGGACACGGCCGGCATGAGTACCGACTTCAAGAACGCGCTAAGACGATGGTACCAACGCGGGCATAGCGTCTTTCCGATGAAGGGAACCAGAAAGAACCATCCGATCGCTTCGACCATTACATACGGCGTAATCACATTATGCTTGAGGTCGTGCAGCAGTTCATGACTGGCGTGGACAAAGTGCGTCGTTTTCCGGCGACGCTGCGCCCGCTCTTTTTGGTAAGTCCTCGGGACCTCCCGGATCAGGTGTTTCGACTTCAAGAGCACAGGGCAGAGGGTCGTTTCGCCCTGCTCGTCCAATGATTGATATGAAAACGGCAACCCGAAGAAACCGGCGAATCCGAAAGTTTCATACGGGCCGCACTGCTCAAGATGCCGCCTGAACACCTCGGATCGCACATCGATGCAGAACGCAAACTGCGCCAGCGGGCGAGCAGAGTTCCCCTGTCGCACGGAGACAGAACCGTTCTCCTCACCGGAGGGGGCAAGCTGCCGCAACACCTCATGTTGGTGTGCCAATTCGAAGGCCTCCAGCCATTTAAGTTCCTGCTGTCGTACCGTAAACCGGTCAAGCCAGTTCACTAGAACTGACAGGTCGCTGGACGGGGTTGAGATCAGGGCGCTCGCAGGAAGCCCCAGAGCCTCCGCGATCTTCATGCAGGCATGAACGTGCAGGGCAACAGCGACATGATGCTGCCTGTCTCGCTCGTCCTGAAACCAGCGCGCGCAATGACGCTCCCACTCAGTCGCATCGCACCGCGTCCACCGACCCTGAAGGCGCGCGGCTTCCGACAAGGTTTTCTCGGACAGGCACCCGGAAACGGAGGCTCGCTTGAGCCACACCGAATGGGGGAATTGCCTGGCATACTCTTCGATCGCCCCAATCGTTCCGGCGCACCCCATGGCCTTCCGACAGGTGCTCTCGACGAGTTCCTGTTCATAGAACAGACGAACGGCTAAATACTTGACCAGATCGATGCGATAGGCTATCTGCCAAGGCCGCGAGGTCTGTTCCTCACGCCACTTGATGAATCCTGCCCAACCCGGCAAGGCGGCCAGGTGCAGCGACAGATATTCCTGCCAGGACTGATTGGGAACTTGAAGCCTGTCCAACGATTGCAACAGAGCATCCTCCGGACGGTCAGCCAACGCTCGGATTTTAGAAGCCGCCCGTTCAATACCTGACAATCTAAGGCTTACGTCATACTGGGCCGCCGCTTTCCAAGCTCTGAAGAACGTCTCTTCCCGTTTGGGCATCGGCCATACCGCTTCCCCCTCGTCGCAGAACGCCGCGCACCATTTGATCATGTGACGATTGATCTCGCTCGTCATCTCAGTCCCAAGCGTGCGATCACACCAGGCGGCCAGGGTTTCCAGGCGCCCGGCTTCCCCGGGCACGCACGCAAGTCCTTGGTCGGACAGATTCGTGTCCCCCTCGCCGATTCTCCTCGTACATGCCGCGATCTTGTCGAAAAGGGCCGACTGTTCCTGGCTCCAAGGCGGAGAGGAATTCTCCCGACCAAGGCGTTGAATCCCTTCAGTCATCGAGAGGCGCAGCACGTCGAGATGAGAGAGCACTCGATCACCAAAGGCCACATGCGTCTCCGTGGCGATCGGCTTCAAGACTGCCTCGAGGTGCGTGGCCTTGATACGGCCCGTTCGAAAGGCTTCACGAAAAGCAGGGCCCGGGAGGGTGCTTCGCCCTCCGAACAAGTGCTCTCCCCGCTCAACCGCGTCCTCGAATTTCTGGTCTTCCAACCCCTGCAAAGGATTTCGCGCGATGATCGTTTGCATCGGCCAGACCCTGGGGATAACCTCGCCGGCCAAACTGACATATGACCGCAAGGCCATCCGCTGCGCGTCGGTATAGTGCGATTGCATGCGATCTGCTGTGTGCATACGGTTCACCTCACATTGCCTGAGCTGCACGAAGCAAAACCGGGGCCACCATTTCATTTGACTGCACCAGTGCCGGCGAACCTTGAAAAATAGAGGGAAACACTGGCCGCTGCGTTATTCCAATATGACAAGGCTTCCTAGGAGCTTCCGCACTCAGTGCAAGGACACACCTACAGTGTGCCCTTGCACGCAAGGGGCAACTCACCCGCTCGATGAGGCGCCGCGTCGATACAGCTCAGATGGGATGCGCATAGGCGCCGACGTCACATGTGACCAAGCTTGCGTAGGGTCTCCATCCCACGACCCTCATCCTGTGCACGGCCGGCTCGTTCGGCGGTCGCAGTCGTGCGCAGCTCCGTGATGATCTGGGGAATGGTCGTCGCACAGGAGGCGATCGTGCCCGTACAAGGGACACACCCCAAGCTGCGGTACCGAGTGCCGGCTCCTTGGTCGAAATATGGCGTCGGCAATTG from Nitrospira sp. ND1 includes the following:
- a CDS encoding DUF2309 domain-containing protein — protein: MHTADRMQSHYTDAQRMALRSYVSLAGEVIPRVWPMQTIIARNPLQGLEDQKFEDAVERGEHLFGGRSTLPGPAFREAFRTGRIKATHLEAVLKPIATETHVAFGDRVLSHLDVLRLSMTEGIQRLGRENSSPPWSQEQSALFDKIAACTRRIGEGDTNLSDQGLACVPGEAGRLETLAAWCDRTLGTEMTSEINRHMIKWCAAFCDEGEAVWPMPKREETFFRAWKAAAQYDVSLRLSGIERAASKIRALADRPEDALLQSLDRLQVPNQSWQEYLSLHLAALPGWAGFIKWREEQTSRPWQIAYRIDLVKYLAVRLFYEQELVESTCRKAMGCAGTIGAIEEYARQFPHSVWLKRASVSGCLSEKTLSEAARLQGRWTRCDATEWERHCARWFQDERDRQHHVAVALHVHACMKIAEALGLPASALISTPSSDLSVLVNWLDRFTVRQQELKWLEAFELAHQHEVLRQLAPSGEENGSVSVRQGNSARPLAQFAFCIDVRSEVFRRHLEQCGPYETFGFAGFFGLPFSYQSLDEQGETTLCPVLLKSKHLIREVPRTYQKERAQRRRKTTHFVHASHELLHDLKHNVITPYVMVEAIGWFFLVPFIGKTLCPRWYHRLSAFLKSVLMPAVSTTLTVDKFSTADAENMLAAEQRLQIAAWLRTRMQALRGRVTAEALEDIRRQALEPDQQTGAGSGPLGRLLSLPREEETIAIEALRRDCRLTSRGFRSRLDRITRTGFTVNEQAYYVETALRLMGLTGPFARLIVLCGHGSTSENNPYESSLDCGACGGGQGLPNARVFAMIANRPQVRDLLAGRGLTIPSDTHFVAALHDTTTDQVRIADLEDIPSTHRKEFAQIQADVHAAGAAAAAERWAALSATPFPADQRECLREIERRSVDWGQVRPEWGLARNSVFIVGRRRMTEAADLCGRSFLHSYDHVADKDGRLLEVIMTAPLIVAQWINMEYYFSTVAPEVYGSGSKIYHNVTGRIGVMTGGHSDLRMGLPAQTVLKDGVAYHEPMRLTAIIEAPCDRITAIINRQPLLEKLFHNQWLLLIAYEPSEQRYYRYHGINGWRQVVEPGDQFEKETISLA